Proteins encoded together in one Anopheles darlingi chromosome 3, idAnoDarlMG_H_01, whole genome shotgun sequence window:
- the LOC125956021 gene encoding serine protease grass-like, with the protein MALGRFSIVLIIVAHVFGVLSQSDPACTTYTRQEGFCVPIERCRNIYNIVKSPKPPSKGIQTYINRLACTLPDVLRSVCCVPQEIDPTMPSTTPPIRTTPSVTTPARTTTSTTTPVSTTTTTTTPVSTTTTTTTPVSTKMPTTMPTTTPVISTTPTTTPVIATTSSTTSVSSDTWRQLPTNSCGLTESFRIGYGNKTAPFEYPWIVLLRYKWNGVLVDGCGGSLINNRYVLTAAHCVRTARNFKLSKVLLGEHDKTKLVDCIDLIDDEPYCAPPPIEVDIESTVVHDEYNRPIRFRHDIALIRMAQEVAYSESIKPICLPVRENIRDIILQYYTVTGWGTTEQEKPSDVLLQALLKHVPVPECQQKLLDNGLIMDISEEFQMCAGGEGLVDSCKGDSGGPLGSNVGGRFVQYGIVSAGASSCGRLSLPGIYTRVSSYMNWIVENMQP; encoded by the exons ATGGCGCTGGGAAGATTCTCGATTGTGCTGATAATAGTGGCCCATGTGTTTGGCGTTTTATCCC AAAGTGATCCCGCATGCACCACATATACTCGTCAAGAAGGATTCTGTGTGCCAATCGAACGCTGTCGGAACATATATAACATCGTCAAGTCGCCTAAGCCTCCTTCGAAGGGGATCCAGACCTACATCAATCGCTTAGCATGTACACTACCCGATGTACTACGAAGTGTATGTTGTGTGCCACAGGAAATCGATCCAACAATGCCTTCAACAACCCCCCCAATCAGGACTACCCCTTCTGTTACAACCCCCGCACGAACGACAACCTCTACCACAACCCCTGTCAGCACGacaaccactaccacaaccCCTGTCAGCACAACAACCACTACTACAACCCCTGTAAGCACAAAAATGCCCACGACAATGCCCACCACAACTCCGGTCATCTCGACAACCCCCACAACAACGCCAGTCATCGCGACAACATCGTCTACAACCTCTGTCAGTAGCGATACCTGGAGGCAACTACCGACGAACTCTTGTGGCCTTACAGAGAGCTTCAGGATTGGGTATGGCAATAAGACGGCCCCCTTCGAATACCCGTGGATAGTGTTGCTTCGATACAAGTGGAACGGTGTGCTAGTagatggttgtggtggttcgCTGATCAACAATCGCTACGTATTGACTGCAGCACATTGCGTGCGAACAGCGAGGAATTTTAAGTT GTCGAAAGTCCTTCTCGGCGAGCACGATAAAACTAAATTAGTTGATTGCATTGATCTTATCGACGACGAACCGTATTGTGCACCTCCGCCGATAGAGGTTGACATAGAGTCGACGGTAGTACACGACGAGTACAACAGACCGATTCGGTTCCGGCATGATATAGCTTTGATTCGAATGGCACAAGAAGTCGCATATAGCG AATCCATCAAACCTATTTGCCTACCGGTCAGAGAGAATATTCGAGATATAATTCTACAGTATTATACGGTAACTGGTTGGGGTACGACTGAGCAGGAAAAACCGTCCGACGTGTTACTACAGGCATTACTAAAGCATGTACCCGTACCAGAATGCCAACAAAAATTGCTTGACAATGGACTCATAATGGACATTTCGGAAGAGTTCCAAATGTGCGCTGGAGGCGAAGGGCTGGTTGACTCCTGCAAGGGGGACTCAGGAGGACCATTGGGTTCCAACGTGGGTGGCCGGTTCGTCCAATACGGAATCGTATCAGCTGGTGCAAGTTCTTGCGGGAGATTAAGCCTCCCGGGAATTTACACTCGAGTATCTAGCTACATGAACTGGATAGTGGAGAATATGCAACCTTAA
- the LOC125956023 gene encoding palmitoyltransferase ZDHHC16, which produces MSRIQWRLREFPKTISQTVRFRWQYGKQCFRSLTYNHHMNQSYASDVCMEPIFWFVDNFTHLLGPFFVLAVVCLTTAVVTVCYWIGLPYWWNRNPYMTVFLLLVGHWLLLNVTFNFYKAASVSPGYPPEKELIVEAVSICKKCIAPKPPRTHHCSVCNRCILKMDHHCPWLNNCVGYHNHRYFFLYMLYTTIGTLFIIVFGFELGYGVLFLDETGGWKEVEPLQGHPVRFNLSGHIIPVTEMNDYENDGMAPAEHDLPVPRDNEHAATVHGTILFMALINVATLFALGSLTAWHSTLITRGETSIEAHINKSETKRLAAKNETYRNPYDFGPRQNWRLFLGLHRKRSFWRHVLLPSSHKPDGNGLTWVTIGAIGAADATDEWP; this is translated from the exons ATGAGTCGAATTCAGTGGCGATTGCGAGAATTTCCAAAAACGATAAG CCAAACGGTGCGCTTCCGCTGGCAGTACGGGAAGCAATGTTTCCGCTCACTTACCTACAATCATCATATGAACCAATCCTACGCATCGGATGTCTGTATGGAACCGATATTCTGGTTTGTCGACAACTTCACCCACCTTCTCGGGCCG TTTTTTGTCTTGGCTGTGGTATGTCTAACAACGGCTGTGGTGACTGTATGCTACTGGATCGGATTGCCGTACTGGTGGAATCGAAATCCATACATGACCGTCTTCCTGCTTCTTGTCGGTCACTGGTTACTGCTCAATGTGACATTTAACTTTTATAAAGCTGCCTCAGTATCACCCGGCTATCCTCCCGAG AAAGAGCTGATTGTCGAAGCTGTTAGCATATGTAAGAAGTGCATTGCACCGAAACCTCCTCGTACGCACCACTGTTCGGTGTGCAACCGATGCATACTCAAAATGGACCATCACTGTC CTTGGCTGAATAATTGTGTTGGCTATCATAATCATCGGTATTTCTTCCTCTATATGCTGTACACAACGATCGGTACACTGTTTATCATCGTGTTCGGTTTTGAACTGGGATATGGGGTGCTGTTTCTCGACGAAACTGGTGGGTGGAAAGAGGTAGAACCTTTGCAGGGACATCCGGTACGGTTCAATCTTTCCGGCCACATCATACCAGTG ACGGAAATGAATGACTACGAAAATGATGGGATGGCACCGGCAGAACACGACCTACCCGTACCACGCGATAATGAACATGCAGCCACTGTGCACGGAACCATCCTTTTCATGGCCCTTATAAACGTAGCGACGCTCTTTGCTCTCGGCTCATTGACCGCGTGGCATAGTACACTAATAACTCGGGGCGAAACCAGCATCGAGGCACACATCAACAAGTCAGAAACAAAGCGTTTGGCAGCTAAAAACGAAACCTACCGTAATCCGTACGATTTTGGACCACGACAAAATTGGCGCCTTTTTCTCGGACTACACCGGAAGCGATCCTTTTGGCGCCATGTGCTGCTGCCCTCGTCACACAAACCCGATGGCAACGGATTAACGTGGGTCACAATTGGAGCCATCGGTGCGGCCGATGCTACCGATGAATGGCCCTAG
- the LOC125956015 gene encoding uncharacterized protein LOC125956015, with translation MDRVKGSLPLLLCILISLDAGHGRIQPAERVFPTDINTATIPTVRQTLNDCHLRYHKYGDYYLVYPIYGVPARQGEFAHMAALGWRQANGGVQFDCGGSLITPRHVLTAAHCAVNDNGDPPVVVRLGVINITAGMYDPQNRYSQEYAIESFKRHPDHTFRSEYHDLAIVTLERSVSLSSGVLPACLWTRTTVPFRRLEATGFGQTSFGGERTPILLKVQLSPVETAACRQFYPNTRARPQGLLDGQMCASDTKMDTCNGDSGGPLQIKLMANNRLIPFIVGLTSLGRFCGTSTPSVYTRIATYLDWIQRETAESFDVRACYTRYLNEREIEEAMVANRVGDKVFVEPEKSYMDLETVAKHRVYLGYSTTGGRVQWNCGGVLINENYVLTVAHCDRFVFDKTPEFVKVGDLDIFTDHPQAQIIRIERFIKHPNYREGGSLENDIALVQLQANVRIQPNAVPACIMNSDQVSLPFYEMAGLGPFNMNNFIMDSEQRSSNNTLVLTRMRADNVPCTGMSSNKLMCTTNAQPLVPGTCRIEHGGPLERETWHYDRYYAYVFGLTVAGDNCGFGTEAYHVKISSHIQWIESIVLGNRRVKRTASSRIRRRRQLIFPSSEESTVEDSGQSCVLPDMRRGSCRPYNSCPKRSMSTTINICSHGVQPIVCCANDNSWTRPTRLTTMVASETSRVPATGSSYRLNSCVSFWKQYQRSPTEEYEHIPSEGRPVVPGEYPHIASIGNGQQNQWHCIGVLVSDLYVLCSASCSTSARSVRFGPRAQLSEVDVFTVTQTILHPMWDRRTEQRNNLALLRLDRRVQFSSYILPACVWPAINKIPLKLYTLGNLRDGQVNVYPRSGMYNADCRNVPGTRFDIVDRENACVENYYASDTVCTDSAGNSVEGIIVSNGTRIPLVVGITSYTVGCSSSANQYQTVSILSRLATNLEWIKQIIER, from the exons ATGGATCGTGTTAAAGGATCTTTACCGCTGTTGCTATGCATATTAATCAGCCTGGATGCCGGCCATGGTCGAATACAGCCTGCTGAGAGAGTGTTTCCGACCGATATTAACACAGCCACTATACCAACGGTGCGTCAGACATTGAATG ATTGTCATCTACGGTACCACAAGTACGGCGACTATTACCTCGTGTATCCCATCTACGGTGTACCAGCACGGCAAGGTGAATTTGCTCATATGGCGGCGCTCGGATGGCGACAGGCTAACGGGGGAGTTCAATTCGATTGCGGTGGTTCCCTGATAACTCCACGTCACGTGCTTACGGCTGCCCATTGCGCCGTCAACGATAATGG TGATCCCCCCGTTGTCGTACGACTGGGCGTGATCAATATTACGGCCGGAATGTATGATCCACAGAATCGCTACTCACAGGAATATGCAATCGAAAGCTTCAAGCGTCATCCGGACCATACCTTCCGGTCGGAATACCACGATCTAGCAATCGTTACGCTCGAACGTTCGGTCAGCCTGTCCAGTGGTGTGCTACCCGCTTGTCTCTGGACAAGaaccaccgttccgttccgacgaCTCGAAGCGACCGGTTTCGGACAGACGAGCTTTGGCGGGGAGCGTACACCGATTCTGCTGAAAGTGCAATTGTCACCGGTGGAGACGGCGGCTTGTCGTCAGTTCTACCCCAACACACGTGCCCGCCCTCAAGGTTTACTCGATGGCCAGATGTGCGCCTCCGATACCAAAATGGATACGTGTAACGGTGATTCGGGTGGACCGTTGCAGATCAAGCTCATGGCCAACAATCGACTGATTCCGTTTATCGTCGGTCTTACCTCCTTGGGGCGGTTCTGTGGAACATCAACGCCTAGCGTGTACACCCGGATTGCTACGTATCTAGACTGGATACAGCGTGAAACGGCCGAATCCTTTGATGTTCGAG CATGCTATACGAGATACTTGAACGAACGAGAAATCGAGGAAGCGATGGTGGCGAACCGAGTCGGCGATAAGGTGTTTGTTGAGCCAGAAAAGAGCTACATGGACTTGGAAACGGTGGCCAAGCATCGCGTTTACCTTGGTTacagcaccaccggtggtcgagTGCAGTGGAACTGTGGCGGTGTTCTGATCAACGAGAACTACGTTCTCACCGTTGCCCATTGCGATCGGTTCGTCTTCGACAAAACACCCGAATTTGTGAAGGTAGGGGATTTGGACATTTTCACTGATCACCCGCAGGCACAGATAATACGGATCGAGCGATTCATCAAGCACCCGAACTATCGGGAGGGAGGCTCGCTGGAAAACGACATAGCTCTGGTCCAACTGCAAGCGAATGTGAG AATTCAACCAAATGCAGTACCCGCCTGTATCATGAACTCGGATCAGGTATCATTGCCTTTCTACGAGATGGCTGGTTTAGGTCCGTTCAATATGAACAATTTTATCATGGATAGTGAGCAGCGATCGAGCA ATAACACACTGGTTCTAACTCGGATGCGTGCCGACAACGTCCCTTGCACCGGAATGTCCAGCAACAAATTAATGTGCACAACGAACGCCCAACCCCTGGTACCGGGAACATGCAGG ATCGAGCATGGCGGACCGCTGGAACGAGAAACTTGGCATTACGATCGTTACTATGCATACGTGTTTGGATTAACAGTAGCTGGGGATAATTGCGGGTTTGGTACCGAAGCATATCACGTGAAAATTTCGTCCCACATCCAgtggatcgaatcgattgtgTTGGGCAATCGCCGAGTAAAGCGAACCGCATCATCGCGCATCCGCCGCCGACGGCAATTGATTTTCCCATCTTCAGAAGAATCCACGGTGGAAGACTCGGGACAATCGTGTGTACTTCCGGACATGCGAAGAGGTTCATGCAGACCGTACAATTCCTGTCCCAAGAGAAGCATGTCCACGACCATCAACATTTGCAGTCATGGTGTTCAGCCGATCGTGTGTTGTGCCAATGACAACTCCTGGACGCGCCCAACACGTCTGACCACAATGGTAGCGAGCGAAACGTCCCGTGTACCGGCAACGGGATCAAGTTATCGACTCAACAGCTGTGTATCGTTCTGGAAGCAATATCAACGGTCACCTACGGAGGAGTATGAACATATACCTTCCGAGGGACGCCCGGTTGTCCCAGGTGAATATCCGCATATTGCTAGCATCGGTAATGGCCAGCAGAATCAATGGCACTGTATCGGTGTGCTAGTAAGCGATCTATACGTGCTCTGCTCTGCCAGCTGTAGCACATCTGCACgatcagttcggttcggtccgcgGGCGCAACTATCCGAAGTAGACGTTTTTACAGTAACTCAAACCATCCTCCATCCGATGTGGGATAGGAGGACGGAGCAACGCAACAACTTGGCACTGTTACGTCTCGATCGACGCGTACAATTTTCCTCCTATATTCTACCTGCCTGTGTATGGCCTGCTATAAACAAGATTCCACTGAAGCTCTATACTTTGGGCAACCTACGGGATG gacAAGTGAATGTGTATCCCAGAAGTGGCATGTACAATGCAGATTGTCGCAACGTTCCCGGAACGCGGTTTGATATTGTGGATCGGGAAAATGCTTGCGTCGAGAACTACTACGCTAGCGATACTGTATGCACGGATTCGGCTGGTAATTCCGTCGAAGGAATTATCGTATCAAATGGAACGCGCATTCCGCTGGTCGTAGGTATAACGAGCTATACCGTGGGCTGTTCATCGTCGGCGAACCAGTATCAGACGGTCAGCATATTGTCACGTTTAGCTACTAATTTGGAGTGgataaaacaaatcattgaACGCTAG
- the LOC125957452 gene encoding serine protease snake-like produces MRPARSLLLRTLLVGPLLLLLCPLNTIGQQSLARNNDRTAHIVLLGSTGSNGRRQFRCGGAYIGRNVIVAGAHCATAKNQPPLDTVRFAAGTSNEQHFRIVNHTLHYRYKPQFEYHNMAIFFLDANPETSSRGIHKPACVLKPHMKSGTVQYVGDGSDGRGTNLLTTELDVMSSEKCHEYYNPIPKLRFGVLLCCFCAMNSATAECSNMHSSPLQVVLTRGGKSVPFLIGHKSIGRACGVKSPAVFTRYGSYYEWMETITDLSLEATDCFSRY; encoded by the exons ATGAGGCCGGCGCGTTCGCTACTACTACGCACCTTGTTGGTGGGGCCtttgctcttgctgctctgTCCACTCAACACGATCGGTCAACAATCGCTGGCGCGAAACAATGATCGCACAGCTCACATT GTGCTGCTAGGATCGACGGGATCGAACGGTCGGCGTCAGTTTCGCTGTGGTGGAGCGTACATAGGCCGAAACGTGATCGTAGCCGGAGCACATTGTGCAACCgcgaaaaaccaaccaccgctTGATACGGTTCGGTTTGCGGCCGGTAccagcaacgagcagcattTTCGCATTGTCAACCATACGCTGCACTATCGCTACAAACCGCAGTTCGAGTATCACAACATGGCCATCTTCTTTCTCGATGCTAACCCCGAGACGAGCAGCCGCGGGATCCACAAACCGGCCTGCGTTTTGAAACCACACATGAAGAGCGGAACCGTGCAGTACGTGGGTGATGGATCGGATGGGCGCGGCACAAACCTGTTGACCACGGAGCTGGACGTGATGTCGTCCGAGAAGTGCCACGAATACTACAATCCGATACCTAAACTACGGTTCGGGGTGCTACTGTGTTGCTTCTGTGCGATGAACTCCGCCACTGCCGAGTGTTCG AATATGCACAGCTCACCGCTACAGGTAGTGCTTACGCGGGGCGGTAAGAGTGTTCCCTTCCTTATCGGTCACAAATCCATCGGAAGAGCGTGCGGCGTCAAGAGTCCGGCCGTTTTTACGCGCTACGGATCGTACTACGAATGGATGGAAACTATTACCGATTTATCGTTGGAAGCTACTG ATTGCTTCAGTCGGTATTAG
- the LOC125957075 gene encoding aminopeptidase N-like, whose translation MKPQPKAPSGGVLLLAVLLVLAAPTSIESRSASGLERAFDSFRLPNSTVPTHYSLYLDTDIHAGIFDYTGNVQIRINILEATSQIVLHSKRNVITQLHLRNSAGLEVPVKGFEFDEEKEFLVINIGTVLQPGSGSYTLDIDFTNSIDRSDQSGFYVSSYQDDQGVTRYLGLTQFESVDARTSFPCYDEPGIKTTYDIQIVCGIDYHARSNAPMLGIQLLPDGKKLSTFATTPRMQTYLVAWLVSDFVYEREVLKDPQLAVTSWAEPSAANRLSYSVDASTRFIRAMEEYFGEKYTMNKIDNVAIKSSDYAAGAMENWGLVTYADNTILFDPASQGENQQVQVVTIVGHEYTHQFFGNLLAPKWWSYLWLNEGFARLYQYYVGSISHPELNLRERFVSGPQQNAFTSDGSPTIRPMTYYTETRSGISGLFDRIAYDKSASVLRMFSYALGEQVFQKGLRYYIQQNKASGVVQDTDLFASLEQAAKEEAVLPVTLSMFDIFGSWSNQAGVPEVHVRREGNEFFFTQKRSYTAPQEDPLGSSWWIPISYITSSNNLYETRPAFWMPPGTSEVSHTIPLAEGELVQFNPLSTGYYKVIYEPALLDEMIEQLNKDHRVIKPPARARLIDDTLKAAFRDGDNYETVFKLMNYLRQETDYVPWAIVSQNHKQLQALLRHEQQARWLLDTFMAQLAHPLLERHGLEPRKGESATTTELRLMAIEMACSASEACKDKARASVAENQVPRNPTEVAIRCIGIQRQADLQQRQQLSTKLARMLPELQDTFSRLYANQLLTCSGDEELVLQTFVSKLPTMSEADRAESLHQAILNSGISVKKVIQQIDSELRQRKMQVNQSALARTLEDIAGYVTGESEAKLLMSIASQLGVSSSAMEDMEQQLQANHRWVLRNVGPLTVALSEVVVV comes from the exons ATGAAGCCACAACCGAAAGCACCCAGCGGGGGAGTGTTGCTGTTAGCGGTGCTGCTAGTGTTGGCAGCGCCTACAAGCATCGAGTCGAGATCTGCTAGCGGGCTGGAGCGGGCATTCGATTCGTTCCGTTTACCGAACAGTACCGTGCCCACTCACTACAGCCTTTATTTAGATACGGATATACACGCTGGCATTTTCGACTATACCGGCAATGTTCAGATACGAATCAATATTCTTGAAGCTACCAGCCAGATCGTGCTGCACAGTAAGCGCAATGTGATCACGCAGCTCCATCTGCGCAATAGTGCCGGCCTAGAGGTACCCGTGAAGGGGTTCGAGTTTGATGAGGAAAAAGAGTTTCTGGTTATCAACATCGGTACGGTGCTACAGCCCGGCAGTGGTTCTTATACGCTTGATATCGACTTCACGAACAGTATCGATCGGAGCGATCAGTCCGGTTTCTATGTGTCATCGTACCAGGATGACCAGGGTGTGACCAG GTACCTTGGACTGACTCAGTTTGAATCGGTCGATGCTCGAACATCGTTCCCATGCTACGATGAACCGGGCATAAAGACGACCTACGATATTCAAATCGTGTGTGGTATCGATTATCATGCCCGCTCGAATGCGCCCATGCTCGGTATTCAGCTTCTGCCGGATGGTAAGAAGCTGTCCACCTTCGCTACTACACCTCGCATGCAGACCTATCTCGTAGCATGGCTCGTGTCGGATTTTGTGTACGAGCGAGAGGTGCTAAAGGATCCGCAATTAGCCGTGACGTCTTGGGCAGAACCATCGGCCGCAAATCGTCTCAGCTACTCTGTCGATGCCTCGACCCGGTTCATCCGAGCGATGGAGGAGTACTTCGGCGAGAAGTACACCATGAACAAAATCGACAACGTGGCCATCAAATCTAGCGATTATGCGGCCGGAGCGATGGAGAACTGGGGTTTGGTGACGTACGCAGATAATACCATCCTCTTCGACCCCGCATCGCAAGGTGAAAACCAGCAGGTGCAAGTTGTGACGATCGTGGGACATGAGTATACGCATCAGTTTTTCGGCAACCTGCTGGCACCGAAGTGGTGGAGCTACCTGTGGTTAAACGAGGGCTTCGCCCGACTTTACCAGTACTACGTGGGTTCAATT AGCCATCCGGAGCTGAACCTCAGGGAGCGCTTCGTATCGGGCCCACAGCAAAACGCCTTTACCAGCGATGGCTCGCCAACCATACGACCGATGACATACTACACCGAAACGCGTTCCGGTATCTCCGGACTGTTCGATCGGATTGCCTACGATAAGTCGGCGAGCGTGTTGCGTATGTTCAGCTACGCTCTTGGAGAGCAGGTCTTCCAGAAGGGTCTACGTTACTACATCCAGCAAAA TAAGGCCAGCGGTGTGGTGCAGGACACAGATCTTTTCGCTAGTCTGGAGCAGGCTGCCAAGGAAGAAGCTGTACTACCAGTCACTCTATCTATGTTCGACATCTTTGGCTCGTGGTCCAACCAAGCCGGTGTTCCGGAGGTACACGTGCGACGCGAAGGGAACGAGTTCTTCTTCACGCAGAAACGCTCCTACACGGCACCGCAGGAAGATCCTCTTGGGTCCTCCTGGTGGATCCCGATCTCGTACATAACGTCCAGTAACAACCTGTACGAAACGCGCCCTGCCTTCTGGATGCCTCCGGGCACATCTGAGGTTTCCCATACGATTCCCCTGGCAGAGGGTGAACTGGTGCAATTCAATCCCCTATCGACGGGGTACTACAAAGTGATCTACGAGCCGGCCCTGCTGGACGAGATGATTGAGCAGTTGAATAAGGATCATCGCGTCATCAAACCACCGGCACGGGCTCGTTTAATCGATGATACACTAAAAGCTGCCTTCCGGGACGGTGATAACTATGAAACGGTGTTCAAGCTGATGAACTATCTCCGCCAGGAGACGGACTACGTGCCATGGGCAATCGTTAGCCAGAACCACAAGCAACTTCAGGCACTTTTGCGTCACGAGCAGCAGGCTCGATGGCTGCTGGACACATTTATGGCTCAGTTGGCCCATCCATTGCTAGAACGACATGGACTTGAGCCGCGCAAGGGAGAATCGGCCACCACTACCGAGCTACGATTGATGGCCATTGAGATGGCTTGTAGTGCTAGTGAAGCCTGTAAGGATAAGGCAAGAGCTAGCGTTGCAGAAAACCAGGTTCCGCGTAATCCTACCGAGGTAGCCATTCGCTGTATAGGTATTCAACGACAGGCTGACCTCCAGCAACGTCAGCAGCTCTCAACCAAGCTAGCGCGGATGCTACCAGAGCTCCAGGACACATTCTCCCGACTGTACGCCAACCAGCTATTGACCTGCAGTGGAGACGAAGAACTTGTGTTGCAAACGTTTGTTAGCAAACTCCCAACGATGAGTGAGGCCGATCGCGCTGAAAGCTTGCACCAGGCGATTCTGAACTCAGGCATTTCGGTGAAAAAAGTTATCCAGCAGATCGATAGCGAACTAAGACAACGGAAAAT GCAGGTGAACCAATCTGCGCTGGCAAGGACACTCGAAGATATTGCAGGCTATGTGACTGGTGAGTCCGAAGCAAAACTGCTAATGTCCATCGCTTCCCAGCTCGGTGTGTCCTCGTCCGCGATGGAGGATAtggaacagcagctgcaggcaAACCATCGCTGGGTTCTACGAAATGTTGGTCCCCTCACGGTTGCATTGAGCGAGGTAGTTGTGGTCTAG